The window taagtatctaagagCAGTTTTGaatccttctccagtggatcactTTTGTCAGAACTCTCTTCTATGATTTTTCTAGGATAACTGCACAGTAACATAGCTTATAGTGTCATTGAAATATTCAAGCTCCTCAGCCATGACAGGACAATGATCCAGAAGGActtttataatatagtatatataatagtATGTATAATAATACATACCCTGAAATTGTTTCACGGATCAACCTCTGTTTCTTTCCCAGCACCACATTGTTTTAATGATTATagttttgtaatatagtttgatatCAGTAACTGTTAATTCCCCCTTCTTCTCACTTATTTCCGCTAtcaaattccttgatattctcaaACAAATGTATTTAGATGAATTTGGCTATTTTCTAGTTCCTTGaagtaattctttttctttttttttactctggtTTGTATAGTGCTAAATAAGATATTTTAGTTGGTAACGTGGTTTTTATTGTATTGGTTCTACCTTCAACTGAGCaacaattttccaattatttcaatCTACATTTGTGAATTTTGTCATTGTTTATATTAGGCCACAGGTATATAATTTGGAGGTCAATATTGCCACCTGGTGGTTATGGCAGCAAATAGACTGTTTACCCTATCATCGATAAACATCAATCTATGTTCCTTttgtctctcttcccttcctagaAACTGTATTTGGGTGGATAATCAGTGCTAGGGTTCCCTAGATAATGGAgcaaaataaatccataaaaaaaaaatgaaaggacaaaaaaaagctTAACCTGGAGTTCAATTTTCATGCAGTTtgaaatttacaaagcactttcttctcAACGACCCTGTAAGTTAAGCAATATAagtattatctctgttttatagataagCCTCAGAAAAAGGATAATTGGTCTGCCCAAGATCTCATTGGTGATAAATTTAGTGTtgtcagttttcttttaaaaatatttatatttccatgCATTTGTAACATGTCTTATTCCTCTTTTATACTGTTGCCCTTTCCCCACTTCCCACTAAAGAACAacattaaaagaaacaaagaaaaagaaaaccttcatCATAAACACACAAAGTCTACAAGAACAAACCCTCATATTGGTCATACCTGAAAAGATATGATCTCTCTGCAACTCAAGTCCATCGCTTCTCTAGCAGTAGCTAATGgtatatgtttcatttttaatcttctgAATTTGTGGCTtatcattgaattgatcagagttccaaagtatttcagttatttttctcattaatgtTTCCCTTATATAAATTGTTCCCCTAGTACTTTTCTCTTAACTATCCAGTTCATAGAGGTCTTCTCAGTTTCCTGTAAAACCCTCCATataatcatttcttatgacatatatatatatatgtatgtatgtatgtatgtatcttaaTGATACATTCCAAGTAGGTGACAGATAATCTTTGAGGGACTAAACAATAGTAGCTGAGTAGCTGGAGCACATCTTTTGGGAAAGCATCCTACAGAATATGATActttagatgaattttgaaagaagctagaaattctaagagatagaggtgaggagggaatgaaTTCCAGACATGGGAATGGTAGACAGAGTCTTAGATGATACCAACAATAAGAAATGTCAGAGATgaagattataaaaaaggaaaatttttgaaaagtgaaaggaaagcCAGGAAAAGAAGTAAAGGAGAGTAGTAGCATAAAAATTCAGTAATGAAAGCATATCCAGGAGGAGTAGATAACCAATACTATAAAATGTTCAAATTATAATCCTTACATCTGAACAATAAAGatgagatttttaaataaaatggaaggcaaaaaaaaccattgaactgataaatagaattagaaactttttaaattaatgaactAGGGAAATTCTTAGCTAATCTAAATATCATAAAGGTAAGAGGAAAACCAAAGTTTacataaaaatgcaaaggaacTCACCACAATTGAGGAAGAAAATCAGTTACCAGAAAcaattttatgcaaataaaactgagaaatcaaagaaatagcTATGGCTATGGAGCATGCTACTATTTCATCCAAtcataggtgagagttgggtgtCAAATGGACCACAAAGCTGAATTCGCAGCCCTGACCCCATCTATTTCACCACTCAACATTTATCCTAAGCTACTACTGGCATTCAGTCCACATGGTTTCCTTCTCTTCAGGGccatacaattttcttttctttaactgCCACTTCTGTgtcagaaagatttttattttatttttccacttacatgcaaaggtagttttcaacatttatccattttaaagtttatgagtttcacatttttctaccattagTTCTCATCTCTAACTCACTTTCTTGTTATCAATTCTCCCCAGAGCAGAGACAATAGTAGAAATCACAGTCTAATAAAGtgttcattatttcattaattatccAATTAGTGATTAGACCGCCAAAAGATCTCTCTTCCTCAGATGAAAGTACTGTCTTAAAATCACTGTAGCTGCTACTTGTTAGCTGTGAGACCTTAACCAATTGCTTCTCTCTGggagagttttctcatctatataatgagttAGACTAGATAAGTTAAAAGGTtgcttccaactctgacattctaggaTTCAATGAGAGACAGGAAAACActctaataaaagaaataaagaatcatATTTTGTGGCAGGGAACAGCTGCAGGATTGCAGAATGGTAACCATAGCAACCTGAGGCCCTTGAGGCCACCTATTGTTTGCTCAGTCAGAAGCCCAGTTAAGAGCCAGCAGGAGTAGGAAGTGGGCAGACTTCCTAAAgattcagtcaatcaatcaatgtgTACTCTAGAAACAATGAAGTTCCACTTACAGGTAATGAAAATAGCTCACATCTATAGTCCTTAAAAAAATAGCTTTTCTCAAAGTAtgtattatcattcctattttataggaTGATAAAATAGAGACTTCAGTTCAGTGGCCCATCCAATTAGGAAAATGTCTATCAAGGATTTCAAACCAAGTCTGCTGATCCCAAGCCCTGTCTCACATCATTTGTGACTATACTCAATGTTTTCTACTAGATATTTCTATCTCTAACTAGAGAGCATCTTGGTAAGTCAATTAggttcattttttcttcatcGGTACAATGAAAGGATTGGTTGTATATGAGGTGACTTCCAAGGGTCTTTCCAGTTACAAATCTCTGGGCCTGTTATCAAGCATTTACCTTACTCTCATATACCTAGTTATTTATCATCTTATTTAACCTCCATAGCAAAACTATGAAGCATGCAATACATaattccaatttttctattaaagaaacaaataataaaaatcatgggATCCTTTTCTATTGATCTTAAAATctcagagagaggaagaaaacacGCAGCAAATTCTTCTAATAAGTTCCTCGAGcatacattcttttttcctttctctctcaggCTTCTTGAAACagacttttcctttcatttaacagatggaCAAAGTTAGACACTACTTTCATTTATGGAAGGAGGTCCAGTTATCCTCTATCACCCATGGATATGGCTAGGCAGGGGAGCTAATCTAACAAGGTAATTTCAAGTAATGGAATGATAgtatcaaagaactagaaacaatctTAGGGGTCAtctaaccctcattttacaaaaaaggcaaatgagaccTATCAATCCTTCTTGAACTTTCTACATCCTTTGAAAAGCATCCTCTTCTCCTTGTTACTGTCTTCTCTCTGAGTTTTCAGGCTACAACTCTGTCCTGGTTCTCCTTTTATTTATCTGACTTACTACTCATTCTTCTTTGTGGGACCTTCTTCAAGGTAACAATGGTTAACCTAACCTTTGACATTCCACAAGGCTTTGCTCTGGGCCCTCTTTActtctatattatttcacttggtgatttcatcttTTCCCATGCTATGGATTCAATCATCTTCATCTAAATATACCTTGTTATATTTCACATCACTTTATtgtcctcagattttttttttaaataaacaaaccGAAGGTCTTGCTTCAGGAAAATATATTGATTCCATTTTCCCAACAGCATATTCCCACATCATGTCTgtgtgtcacattttggtaattctcaaaatatttcactttttcattattattctttagttatggtgatctgtgatcagtgatctttgatattattatacttattttgaGACACTAGCAACTTCCCCATATAAGatgcatataaaatatgtgtattcTGACTGCTCCACTAGTGATTCTGTCTTTCTCCCTCACCTTGGGCATCTCTAATTCCCTGATACAACAAAATTGAAATTAGGTCATTTAATAACTTCCAATGACCTCTAAGtgttcaaatgaaagaaaaattgaatccATTATcaaacttcattgttgtcttatttttaagaaattgccatagCCACCCCAACTTTCAGCATTGGCTACCCTGATCAGTCAGCAGTCATCAACATGAAGACTCTACACgagcaaaaagattacaacttGCTAAAGGCTAAAATAatgattagcatttttttttagcaataaagtattttttgatAAAGATATGTGTGCTATTGCACACTTAATAAACTATAGTGTGAACATAAGTTTTATATTCACTGGGAAACCAGAAATTAGTGTGACTCACTTTATTATAATATTCACTTTATTGTCATGATCTGGAACTGAAACCACACTATTTCTGAGGTATGCCTGTCCTAATGATTATGGAATCTCTTTTTCCAGTCCTGACCTTCAGCCTCACATTTTCAACTAACCATAGATATCCCTTCCACGTAGTAACTTTTCCCATctcagatttaaaaatattttggatctGCATAAGAATAAGTggaaatatggggggggggagttttttgCAAAAGCTGCAGATGATCCAAGACCACAGAACCTAGACCAAACacaacccaaattttacaataaggtgcTAAAATCACtcaacaaagggaaaagaaaaatccagACTTCTCTGGAACCAGGTGAGGCCAAaaaattttcttcagattttcCATTTCAAAGACTCCTCCCTAACCCTCATGGTGAGGAATGGATAACAGTATTAGATATGCTTGAATCAGATGTTCTTTaatcatcttaaactcaacatgaccAATCCTGATCTCATCCTCTTTCCCCTAATCTCTCCCCTCTTCCAATGATtccctgttattattattatcaacctCTCAGACACCCACGAGatacttccccaaggtcacacacgaTTAATAAATAGCAAGTTTCtaaaggcaaatttgaactcaggtcctcctgactccagggctgatacacAAGTGCCTGTTTTGGTTGATTTATGTCCTTCCTTATTGAAGTTCAAAACAATAATCACTCAGAATGCTAGATCTACCACTGGTTgggcacaaattgtccatgtgaatacctggggtgattactctaaacttaagtatctcatggttcctttgaattgcttcaattctgccttgctcatagagctcagcatcCTTTTTGAGGGAGTCAGTCTTGCTGGGCTGCAGGGGTCCAGTCCCTGtagggtccttggaacctgacaggagggatagagttggcaaAATGAGTTCAGTCAACACAgaggtaaaggcaggagcaggttgactgactgttagctgcttggatttatttttatagtttcagaatcatatcaaacaagcaaactaaaatcatttccttggttacaaaagtatacaattttcatcattaatcttatagttcatgtggttacaagtttgatcatgtagtggctACAAATGTGATtctcaatcatgtagttaattttcttgtccctgctcagaccatgatgacctcaacctgtctgttgcctagtttgttgctgcacagtaaagttattaattaagcagaactttcctgataataatctttgatataatttgtttaatggaatgcttttatgtttttgtgccacatatgtaatgtttttcgatatgctcccttgacaacctatagtgaggatAGTTATGTTTATCCACCtgtccattgactccttcaataaccaattttcctttcagcctttgttggtagatgctacagtttttaagactttttattctttcccagcAAACTAAGgttgttagagttcacatatcggtcacctatactaactattctcttaccatctttatcatattttCCTGTGAATGATAAAGGGGGGGggactgttaatttccctggaattctatctgacccatcttgtatctgtttttcctgtatatattctgacatttccctggaattcccagtgctgtattttccaaagatttcagaatattgaagccttttgtatatctcagggagaggcagtcctgttaaatttggacagagtttacaatttgttttattcaaggaatttctctgaaatccttcctttatagtcattccactattaggatgagtaagttttgcaatcaataatagatctataaatatgggtatacatggaatccgtatatatattgaagaaggaaatgttgtgcCATCGGGCGGTGTgtctgccttgagtcttcttgccatgctgtgtcaaacagcttagagaccctggctcccaacactgGGCAGTCCTGTGCAATGTGTTCCTTGCTGTACAATCAATGCTAAAGTTCTTAAGTACCTACAATGTGGCAGACATTAAGTGTTAGAAATACAGAGATTAGCAAAAGACAGTCACTACCCTTCAGAAGTTCCCAACTATTCTCCCAcatccaatctattgccaagacCCACTAATTTCACCTTTGCACAAGGGTCAGATACACCACCTTCTCTCCTCTTAGACCGCCACCACTTTGGTGCTGATTGGTCTGTCTGCCTACTCAATCCACTTTGGTGAGTGCACCTCTAAGATTGACTTTAAAATTTCCATATCATTCAGAGCCTTTCATAAGCTAGCTTTCCCTCCTCCCTATACTCTTTCAGTGACACTGGCTTTCTTTGCACTTTAAATGAACAAGATACTTGGCTGTCCCAAGGCcaaaatgttctcttttctccattctacCACTGATTTTCCGGGTTTCCTTCAcgttccaattaaaaaaaatcccaccttctgcaggaagcctttctGAAGgctcttaattgttttatttcctatttttctgtaCAGAGTTGTTTGCATGCTGCCTCCCTCAAATGATTGTgaaaggcagggactgtctttttaaCCTTCCTTTTCACCCCCACACAAGGCACCCGCTTATCGACTGAACAAATACCTAGTTCAACGTTATTTTACGGACGATGAGAGTAAAGAAAGTAAAGGTTTAGGAATATGCAATGAGAATCAATCTGGGAACTCTATGTTCCTTCTAGCAAACCGAATTCTTAATTCCAACGAGTAAAAAATGACTAAGAATCCCAAAGGGAAGGATTCATAATAGAAACATTCAAAAATTTGGAGTTGAGACTTCAATCTTTATAAACCCTCTgcctaaagaaagaaaaggaaagtgggggggagaaagaagacaaaagaaatgttCATGTAACGCCTCTTTCTTCTAGGGGGTTGGAGGAGCACGAGCCGCCAATCAGCTCCCGCGCGCCAAGACTGCCTGGTCTCAATTCGGTCCGACTACACTGTATATAAAGGCAAACTTTCCCCTCAGCCAGCCATCACTTCCTTTGAGCAGCTTAGGACAGTATCTCACCATGTCTGGTCgcggcaagggaggcaagggtcTGGGCAAAGGGGGTGCCAAGCGGCACCGTAAGGTGCTGCGCGACAACATCCAGGGCATCACCAAGCCCGCCATCCGCCGCCTGGCCCGGCGCGGCGGCGTCAAGCGCATCTCGGGGCTCATCTACGAGGAGACCCGCGGCGTGCTGAAGGTGTTCCTGGAGAACGTGATCCGGGACGCCGTGACCTACACGGAGCACGCCAAGAGGAAGACGGTCACGGCCATGGACGTGGTGTACGCGCTCAAGCGCCAGGGCCGCACCCTCTACGGCTTCGGCGGCTGAGTCCGCTCCACCGCGCCGCTCCCCAGAAAACCAAAGGCCCTTTTCAGGGCCATCCACACCGTCCCAAAAAGGCTGAATGCTGGTTTTGTTTGTTTAACGCACTGCTTAAAGGCGAATTAGCTTAAAACGTCTTTGGTTTACTCACTGAAAGCTACTTTATTCACCCGGGAAGCTGAAAGCGTCCAGGAGCGGCGTAACTTAGTTCGGGCTGGCTGCGGGCGCTCAACCGGTCTTGGATGGCTACTATCAGGGATATGCAAATGAGGAGATGGTATTGGTCCCTTCCTATTGGCTGTTGACACAAAGGCGGCTGCGGGCCAGGGAACGGCTGGAATGCGCCCACGCCGAGAGACCTTGCTTCACAGCTTTTGAAAAAGTAGGCGCGAGACAAGTAAATAAAACTATCCTTAACAGAAGGGGGCGAGGAGGAAGGCCTCAGCTGGCCCAGGCCCTCTGGTACAAAGTGGTCCTAAGCTGGGCTCGGCAAAGCCCACGTGTAAGGGGCGGAGCATGGGAGGTGTGCGGGACTGCCTGGGGGGAAATGTAGAATTTTGTGAATGAGGGGCCGCGAGTGTCATTGGCTGACTGGGTAATTTGATAGAATATTGGCAAAATACAGGGAGCCAGATTAGAGAGAGCCTTAAGTGCCAGACTGATCttttttattctagaagcaaCAAGAAGCCAAAGGAGATTTAGAAAGAGGAATTAACATTGATCAGATGTATTTTAGGCATATCAATTTGggattggaaaagggaaagaataaaaaaatgtacaaaacatAGACTATTTTGTCTTCCACTATATCATcgggttttcctttttttttttttttttttttgctattcctATTGAGCTATGGAAGCAATCATGGTTTTGCATCAGCAGGATCTTTAAACTCCCAGGAAGGTCCTTTGCTAACTCAAACATTGTTTCTAAATGAAGTCTTGCCTTCTGGTCCTTGTTATATATGTTCCCCATGGAAAGGAGACCCATACCTTTTTATATTCATCTCTAGGGTTACAAATAAGACtctttaatgtatatatatatatatatatatatatatatatgtaaaattattccttttttaaaaaatcctggaatcataaaaatattaactagcatttatatagttctttataaTTAGTTATCTTTGATCTTCCTGACAACCCTGAAAGGCAGTTGCTATTATCAAACCGATTttccaattgaggaaactgaggcaaagattttttagggttttgcaaggcaaatggggttaagtggcttgcccaaggccacacaaactggatctgaacccaggtactcctgactccagggccggtgctttatccactgcaccacctagccgcccctgaggcAAAGTTTTAAGTAATCTGACTAGGATGACACACCTAGTAAAGCATCTGctgcaggatctgaactcagttcttcacTCTAGCCCCTCAGCACTttgtccgctgtgccacctagctgccccatgattaTAACAAGTCGCCTTAAAGAACTACTAAAATAGGCAGTAGCCCTACAGGGCTATGTAGAAAAGTGAGAAAGATACTGTAGCCACAGGTTACTTGAGTTCCTTTCTGCATCATGAGAAATCATTATTCAGGctcgggaaagcaagggtagaaataaaaatgtattgaaaAGATTACAAGTAGGAagggtgagagagaaagagagagagagagagagagagagtagagagagagagagagaaacagccaagcagtgttgactgggccatggtcagagaacaCTGGCTCTGAGCTAGGTCCAACCCcagtttttatgtcttgcctctcaacCAGATGGCAAAAGGGGAGCACTTACCctatactggacccagaattaggtaaagggtgaagcctaaggagatcaggattaCATCAAGAATGGGAAGGATTTCCAcccaagcagcttttaagattacagttgtttctgttacaatcataaattctctacttcaagtcaatttacatctctaccCAAATTTTTTCTGTTACATTcgcaattctcttcatctttcccctgcattaATACAGAACTTACTTTCATGTCCTTAGGGTCTTCTGACCTGGTTATGAGTATACAGATGACCCAGATCTTATTAGCTGGAAGCCTAAGTCCCATGGCAACTCTGAGAAGCCTCTGTTGAGACAATATTGAGTCAACATTTATTGAGGGCATACCATGTGCCATACACTGTGTTaaatactggagatacaaagacaaccCAGACACAAGGAACTCaaagtctaatgggagagacattGTAAACATGGTGGGGATGAATAATGTGTAAGACTGGAAATATAGGAGGTGGTCATGTGATGAGCTTTGAACAtcaaacagaattttatatttgatcctgaaggtgataGCAACTAGAGTATatcagggaaagaggaaggggggaTTGACAAGGTAATCcttaatcaaaattaatttgattgcagaatgaaggataaattagAATAATGAGAAACTTGAGGTTGGGAGACCAATCAAAACGTAATGGTGGTAGACATGGTGCAGAAGTAGGGTgcagggcctagagtcaggaagacctcagtttgaatctggcctcagacacttagtagctgtgtgattcagcttaacccggtttgcctcagttttctcattggtaaaatgaactggaaatggcaaactactccaatatctttatcaagaaaaccccagggcagctaggtggcacagtggatagagcacctgccctggagtcaggagtacctgagttcaaattcgacctcagacacttaataattacctagctatgtggccttgggcaagccacttaaccccagtgccttgcaaaacctaaaaacaaaacaacaaaaaaaatggggtcacaaagagttgaacaggaTGGAATGACTATAATGGCAGgatcagagaagaaaaggggacCCATAGTTGAGATGCTAAAAGTGTAACAACAGAAtctggcaacagattggatatgtgcAGTGATTTGGAGTGAGGAGTGAGCTTGGgtaatgaggaggaggagggtggtACCTTTACAATATCAAAATTAGGAAGCAGGGAGGATTTCTgggaaaagatgagttcaaaaaacTTTACAGTATTTTGTAAAtactgaatttaagatgtctacaagCCATCCAGTTCCAAATGGGAGATGCAAATCTGGAGGAGTGAGAGGAAAGGATGTGGAAGTATCTATCGTTGGACAATCTTTTTAAAGTTTACCCACAGAAGGAAGATCACATGAGGGGATTTTGAGGAGGGGAAAAACACAGGCACACTTGAAGGCAACATGAAACTAATCAGTAGGCAGGAAAGATTGAAGGTCAGAGAGTAAGGGTGAAAGATTGGACAATCTACTGGAGCATGTGAAATAGAATGGGATTCTGTATGCAGGTAAACAGATTTGCCTTTGTAAGGTAAAGAATTACTTCATGTGAGACAAGTGAAGGAAAAGATGGCTGGGGAAGCTGTCTTCAGATTGGGAGATGAGGAGGGGTGGAGAAGAGGGAGATCTTAGCAAATGGAAAGTCTGAAAAGGGATGAAAAATTTGGGGAAATCTGTTAAGGTAAGTGGTATTTAGTCAATTTTGGAAAATGATTGGTCTGCTACAATGAGGATGCAGTATGgaagtgaaagatgaaatgactgaggaaacaaaggttcaaACTTCTAAGCAAATCTACTAAGCAATACATATTGATTACATAACAATTTGAGACCAGTTCTCTTCAGTGTGGGCACTGGAGAcagatttttatacatttaaaaacaagaccaattaattaaaagaaaacaaacttaaCCTGGACACAAAATTAGGAATCTGGTTTCTAACTGGAGGAAAGGTTAGGGACTTTCTAAATTGGGAGTGGAGAAGCAAACTAGTGCCCCTCTCAGAAATCAGAAAATGGTGTCTCACTCCCCCCAAGTGGCTATATTCAAGAGGTTACATGGAAACAAGATCTGATTGATTAGTAAAGAGCCAGCTTTCAGATAAGACTTATCAGGTGATTGAGATGTGTAATGTGAGAAACTTCTTGCATCAATCTTTGGATCTAACCAGATTTCTGGTCAGCATGACCAAGATCTTTAGTTAAGCAACAGGCAGAAGTGGTCCAGCTTCCCAGCCATGCAGGTCTAGGTTCAAATTATGCAATAATTTTCTCACAATTCCCATAATAAagtttttccccaaggcaaaaaTTAAGACTATAATCATATTTGAATAGA is drawn from Macrotis lagotis isolate mMagLag1 chromosome 5, bilby.v1.9.chrom.fasta, whole genome shotgun sequence and contains these coding sequences:
- the LOC141490094 gene encoding histone H4-like produces the protein MKFHLQGVGGARAANQLPRAKTAWSQFGPTTLYIKANFPLSQPSLPLSSLGQYLTMSGRGKGGKGLGKGGAKRHRKVLRDNIQGITKPAIRRLARRGGVKRISGLIYEETRGVLKVFLENVIRDAVTYTEHAKRKTVTAMDVVYALKRQGRTLYGFGG